From the Quercus lobata isolate SW786 chromosome 6, ValleyOak3.0 Primary Assembly, whole genome shotgun sequence genome, one window contains:
- the LOC115949821 gene encoding uncharacterized protein LOC115949821: protein MPSSSYTRECAPNNVAAPPSDFYKSNFDAASFTNPSALGISVIIRNDNGEVVAALSAGGCPALDSDENETTGCCKAILFVMDVVFREVVIEGDNVVIMRSLSSLERHSSRLGNIIQDIKLSLKEFRCSIFRHIRHEANTMAHSLAHYARHIVDVLVWLEDSPPPTKEALYSALAHLH from the coding sequence ATGCCCAGTTCCAGCTACACAAGGGAATGTGCCCCCAACAATGTGGCAGCCCCTCCTTCTGATTTTTACAAAAGCAACTTTGATGCGGCCTCCTTTACAAATCCTTCGGCTTTGGGTATTAGTGTGATTATTCGCAACGACAACGGTGAAGTGGTGGCAGCTCTCTCTGCTGGGGGTTGTCCAGCTTTGGATAGTGATGAGAACGAGACTACGGGTTGTTGCAAGGCAATTCTCTTTGTCATGGACGTGGTGTTTAGGGAAGTGGTTATTGAAGGGGACAATGTGGTTATAATGAGATCTTTATCTAGTTTGGAAAGGCACTCTTCTAGGCTCGGGAATATAATACAGGACATTAAGCTTTCTCTAAAGGAGTTCAGATGTTCCATTTTTCGTCACATTCGGCATGAGGCAAATACTATGGCACACTCTTTAGCTCATTATGCTAGGCACATAGTGGACGTTTTGGTTTGGTTGGAGGATTCTCCACCTCCTACTAAGGAGGCATTGTACTCTGCTCTGGCCCATTTGCATTGA